The genomic segment ACCAGTTCAACGTCGAGATGTGGGACGGGCTCTGGACCAAGTTCGACAAGCTGTGCACCGACACCAAGGACTTCGTCGACGACGCCTACAGCGAGCTGACCACGGTGATGGGCAAGGCGGAGAACGAGTTCGCCAACGCCGCGAAGGAGAACCCGCCCCCGCCGCCGCCCAAGAAGAACGACAACGGCGGTGGTGGTGACACCGGCGGCGGTGGCGGCGGCACCGGCGGTGGCGGTACCGGTGGCGGTGGGACCGGCAGTGGCGGTGGTGGCACCGGTGGCGGTGGCACGCCCGGCGCCGTCGAGCCGCCCGCGACCGACGACAAGGGCACCAACCCGATCACCGGCAAGCCGCTCGAGACGGACCCGGAGACGGGCAAGCCGTACCCGATCGATCCGGAGACCGGCGAGGCGATCAAGGACGCCGGTGACGACGACGACACGATGACCGTCAAGCAGGGCGACAACGAGATCAAGATGTCCGAGCCGGGCAAGGACGGCAAGATGGACATCTCGATCGACGACGGCACCCCGCCGGCGAAGGACTACAAGCTGGACTTCGGCAACGGCGAGGTCGGGGCCGACGGCAAGCCGGTCGAAGGCGCCGGAGCGGGCGCCGACGGCGAGCAGGTCCACAAGCCCGGTCCCGACGGCAAGATCGTCATCGAGGACAACGGCGTCAAGATCACCGCCGAGCAGCCGCAGGGGCCGAAGGGCCCGACCGTGGTCACCGTCGACGACGGCAAGGGCGAGCCGGTCACCTACACCCTCGGCGCGGACAACAAGCCGGGCGGGAAGGACGCGCTCAACGGCCTCGACGACACCGACCCGACCGGCGGCGCCGGCAAGCCGGACCAGCTGGGTTCCGCGATCGGCGGCGGTGGCGGCGCGGTCAAGGGCGACGACGGCTTCAGCGCGCCCGGTGACCTCGACCTGCCCGGAGACGTCGAAACGAAGCCGGCCGCCGATGGCGGCGCCGGCGGCTCGGGTGCGGGCGCCGGTGGTGGCGGGGCCGGTGGCGACAGCGGCGGTTCCGGCGGCAGCGGTGGCAGCGCGGGTGCGGTCAGCGGCAGCGCCGGTGGCGACCTGGGCAACACCGGTTCGCTGTCCGCGGGTGCGCAGGTCGGGGCCGCTTCGCCGGAGCCGGCGGCGGCCGCGGGCCTCGGTTCGGCGCCGGGTGGTGTCGGTGCGGCCGCGCCGGCGGCCGCGGGTGCGGCCGGGGGCGCCGGTGGCATGGGCATGATGGGCGGCATGGGGGCGATGGGCGGCGCCGGTGGTGGCGGTGGCGGCCAGAGCGGTGACCAGGAACGCCAGTCGAGCCAGTACCGCGTCGCGGGCAACATCTTCGAGACCAGTGGTGCGGGCGGTCGGATCAGTGGTTCCCTGGACGAGGAAGGCGACCGCTCCATCCGGTACGACCGGTGAGCGAGCGCGCGTGAGGAGTGCGGATGAGCATCACTGACGAAGTCGCGCGGATGCGGGAGAGGCTGGAAGGCCTCGTCCGGGAGCAGGCCGACCGTCGCGCGCTGCGTGACCGCCAGGCGGACGAAGCCAAGGCGAAGGCCCAGGACTACATGACCAAGCAGGTCCAGGCGGCCGAGCGGTACGTCGACCACCGGCGTGAGCTGGGGCGGCGGGAGAAGGAAGCCGGCGGCTGGGCGACGGAGAAGACGCTCGCCGACAAGAGCAACGTCATGGGCTTCGGGGTCGACGACGAGGACGGTCCCGGCTTCACCGGGCACAATCTCGCGACCGCGCCGCCGGTGACCCGGCCGGAGCCGCAGCCGGCCGGGGCCTGGCAGCCGCCGCCGGTGGCGCCGCCCGTCCCCGAACCGGTGGCGGTGGCCGAACCGGCTGCCGCTCCGGCGCCCGCGCCTCGCCGCGCGGGCAGGCACGCACGCCGGGAAGAGTCGTTCGACGACGACGACTTCTCGAACAACAGCTGGATGAAGTAGCCCTCGTCGGCTTTTGCCCGCAAAAGCGCCCGACCCCTGCCGGGGCCGGGCGCTGCTGCATTTTCGGGGCTTCTGGGAAGCCTGATCAGGCGTCGGCGAGTTCGAGCGAGTCGTCGGCCGCGATCGTGGCGTTCTTCACATCGGCCTCGAGCAGCGGGCGGTACTTGTCGGTGCCGGTGAGGTGGGTCAGGAAGAAGGCCGCGAGCAGGGCACGGACCACGCGCTGGGTGCCGCGGTGGGGTTTGCCGTGCAGCAGCAGGCCGCTCCAGTGCTTGCCCTCGGTGATGCCCAGGTGGGACGACTTGCCGAGGTAGCGAAGCTGGGCCGGGCCCTGCCAGGCCTTGGCGATGGCTTCGGCGTGGCCGACCGGCGGGGCGACGAGGTCGCCGTCCGCGGCGAGGTGCAGCGACGGCACGGTGAGCCGGCGCGCGACCTCGGTGGCGGACGGGATCGTCTGGGCCGCGTTCACCGTGGCCACCGCCTTGACGTCGGCTTCCGCGGCCGAAAGCACGGCCGCGCCGCCGCCGGTGGAGTGCCCGGCCAAGCCGAGCTTGGCGGGGTCGACGCTGATGCCGTCGGGGCCGAGGCGGACCTTGGTGACCAGCTCGAGCGTGGTACGGAGGTCGGTGGCGAACAGCCGGTGCGACGGCAGCGGCCCACGCTGGGTGGCCGGCGCCGCGGCGACGATGCCCCAGCTCGCGAGGTGGCGGAGCAGCTCGCGGTAGCGGGTCGGCGGCTGGAGCCAGCCGTGCCCGAAGGCGATCGCGGGCAGGCCGAGCCCGGCGCGCGGGGTGAAGACCACGCCGGGCACGCCGACCAGGCCCAGGTTGCCCCGCAGCACTTCGTGGGGACCTGGGTGGGACAGCTCTTCGAGCAGGTGCTTGGGCTTCGAAGCCATGCCGGGAGCCTACTGCCCACACCCCCACCCAGCCCGGCGGCGTGGCCCGCTTCCGCGGGCCGGCTGCTTAAGCCCGCAGAAGTCGGCCGGGCTGCATTTTGCCCGCGAAAGCCACCCGGCCTGCTTCTCCCCGCAGAAGCCGCCCGGGCTGCATCTGCCTGCGAAGTCGCCTGGCGTGCTTTTGCCCGCAGAAGTCGCCGAGCCTGCGTTTGCCCGCGGAAGTCGGCCGGGCTGCTTCTCCCCGCAGAAGTCGGGCGGGGCTGCCTCTGCCTGCGGAAGTCGATCGGCTCGCCTCTGCCTGCGGGGCCGCACGCCTGCATTTGCCCGCAGAAGCATGCGGGGTGGTTGGGCTGTGCCGGGCGAGGGGGCTGAGGGTGCGTGGTTACCCTGAGGGGCGTGTGCGGAATCGTGGGATATGTCGGTCATCGGCAGGCGCTGGACGTAGTGCTCGGCGGGCTCCGGAGGATGGAGTACCGCGGATACGACTCGGCGGGCGTCGCCGTGCTCGATGGTGAGGGGGCGCTGAACGTCGAGCGCAAGGCCGGTCGCCTGGCCAACCTGGAAGCCCAGCTCGACACCACCGGGCGCGAGGCGTTCGCGGGCACCGCGGGCATGGGCCACACCCGCTGGGCCACCCACGGCCCGCCGGTCGACCGCAACTCCCACCCGCACCGCGATGTCAGCGGCAAGGTCGCCGTCGTCCACAACGGCATCATCGAAAACTTCGCCTCCCTGCGCGCCGAGCTGGAGGCCGACGACGTCGAGCTGACCAGCGACACCGACACCGAGTCCGCGGCGCACCTGATCTCCCGCGCCTACGACAACGGCGACACGGCCGGTGACTTCGCGGCCAGCGTCCGCTCGGTCTGCCGCCGTCTCGAGGGCGCCTTCACCCTGGTGGTTACGCACGCCGACCAGCCGGACACGATCGTCGCCGCGCGCCGGTCGTCGCCGCTGGTCGTGGGCGTCGGCGAGGGTGAGACCTTCGTCGCCTCGGACGTCGCCGCGTTCATCGAGCACACCCGCGAAGCCGTCGAGCTGGGCCAGGACCAGGTCGTGGTGATCAACCGCGAGGGCTACGAGGTCACCGACTTCGACGGCGAACCCGCCCAGGCCAAGCCGTTCACCGTGGACTGGGACCTGTCGGCCGCGGAAAAGGGCGGCCACGAGTACTTCATGCTCAAGGAGATCGAGGAGCAGCCCGAGGCGCTGGCGAACACGCTGCGCGGGCACTTCGACAACGGCCGCATCGTGCTCGACGAGCAGCGACTGTCCGATCAGGACCTCCGCGACGTGGACAAGGTCTTCGTGATCGCCTGCGGCTCGGCCTACCACTCCGGCCTGGTCGCCAAGTACGCCATCGAGCACTGGACCCGCCTGCCGGTCGAGGTCGAGCTGGCCAGCGAGTTCCGCTACCGCGACCCGGTGCTCGACCGCGACACCCTGGTCGTCGCGGTCTCGCAGTCCGGTGAGACAGCCGACACGCTTGAAGCCGTCCGCCACGCCCGTGAGCAGAAGGCCCGGGTCCTGGCGGTCTGCAACACCAACGGCGCGCAGATCCCGCGCGAGTCCGACGCGGTGCTCTACACGCACGCCGGTCCGGAGATCGGCGTCGCCTCGACCAAGGCGTTCCTCGCGCAGATCGCCGCGAACTACCTGGTCGGCCTGGCGCTGGCGCAGGCGCGCGGCACCAAGTACCCGGACGAGGTCGCCCGCGAATTCGCCGAGCTGGAAGCGATGCCCGCCGCGGTGCAGAAGGTCCTGTCCACTGTGGACCAGGTGCGCGCGCTGGGCCGGGACCTCGCCGAATCGAAGGCGGTGCTCTTCCTGGGCAGGCACGTCGGTTTCCCGGTGGCACTGGAGGGCGCGCTGAAGCTGAAGGAACTGGCGTACATGCACGCCGAGGGCTTCGCGGCGGGTGAGCTGAAGCACGGGCCGATCGCGCTCATCGAGGACGGGCTCCCGGTGGTCGTGGTGATGCCGTCGCCGAAGGGGCGCGCGGTGCTGCACGCCAAGCTGGTCTCGAACATCAGCGAGATCCAGGCGCGGGGTGCGCGCACGATCGTGATCGCTGAAGAGGGTGACGAGACGGTGCGCCCGTTCGCCGACGAGCTGGTGGAGATCCCGGCGGTGCCGACGCTGCTGCAGCCGCTGGTTTCGACCGTGCCGCTGCAGGTGCTGGCGGCAGAGATCGCGCGCAGCCGCGGGTACGACGTCGACAAGCCGCGTAACCTGGCGAAGTCCGTCACCGTGGAGTAGTTCGGGAGCACCGCGTGCTGGGAATCTGGACCACTGACCGGATTCGGGCGGCCGAGGAGAAGCTGCTCGCCGTCACCCCCGAGGGCGCGTTGATGCACAAGGCGGCGTTCGGCGTCGCGGTGCACGCCGCGCAGATGCTCGCCAAGCACGTCGGGCGGGTGTCCGGGACCCGGGTGACGCTGCTGGTCGGAGCCGGGAACAACGGTGGCGACGCCCTGTGGGCCGGTGCCTTCCTGCGCAAGCGCGGTGTGCGGGTGACCGCGGTGTTGCTGAAGCCGGAGCGCGCGCACGAGGCTGGTCTGGCCGCGTTGCGGCGTGCGCGGGGACGGGTTGTCACGGCGGATGACGGCTGGCCGTCGATCGAGCAGGCGGACCTGGTCATCGACGGGATCGTCGGGTTGTCTGCGCGCGGTCCGTTGCGTTCGGACGCCGCGGCGCTGGTGGAGCACGTGAGCGCACCGGTGCTGGCGGTCGACCTGCCGAGCGGTGTCGATCCGGACACCGGTGCCGTCGACGGCCCGGCGGTCCGTGCCACGCGCACGGTCACCTTCGGGGCCCGGAAACCGGTCCACGTGCTCAACCCCGGCTTCTGCGGGCAAATACATCTTGTCGACATCGGACTGGCCGAGGAGCTGGGCGAACCGGACCTGGTCCAGCTCGGGGTCGCCGATGTGGCGGCGGCCTGGCCGGTGCCGGGTCCGGAGGACAACAAGTACACCCAGGGCGTCACCGGCATCGCCGCCGGCTCGGCGACCTACCCGGGGGCGGCGGTGCTGGCCACCGGATCGGCAGTGCTGGCGACCTCGGGCATGGTCCGGTACGCCGGATCGGCGGCGGACGTGGTGCGGGCGGACTGGCCGGAGGTGATCGGCACCGGCTCGGTGACCGACGCCGGGCGTGTGCAGTCCTGGGTGGCCGGGCCGGGCATGGGCACCGGGAACGAAGGCCGCGCGACGTTGCGGCACGTGCTTGAGCAGGGCGTTCCGGTCTGCGCTGACGCCGACGCGATCACGCTGATCGC from the Amycolatopsis magusensis genome contains:
- a CDS encoding WXG100 family type VII secretion target, which codes for MAKSWNEVKAVLDDPAVSPEKKQALLQSWTNSSEEAWPDDDAKRDEIGKYQEAYNAYPYAGPGYGNPGVYGNDKRTDELYDEAKKEGSANTYNEREHQKTVDAGRTGLDSAQPPTTGGGGTKTSDELLKQGEAALKVFEDFGPLLGKIPDDCRGRTRPLDINADIKKRYNEQKGINFAEFLTDSSDFTTAAGQVRQALKDTRGQLDGLSDSWTGPAADKANEHYNEKINTPGDELVGFLEGSAAATSTAVDVVYRLVKGKVDAVIDMYTTQVGKADLDMATSVVNLANGSAAGKDEMEKVAGWMDVNFGTNMREKLNDDGCCDDDDIKNEGIRLAKQWIQNQFNVEMWDGLWTKFDKLCTDTKDFVDDAYSELTTVMGKAENEFANAAKENPPPPPPKKNDNGGGGDTGGGGGGTGGGGTGGGGTGSGGGGTGGGGTPGAVEPPATDDKGTNPITGKPLETDPETGKPYPIDPETGEAIKDAGDDDDTMTVKQGDNEIKMSEPGKDGKMDISIDDGTPPAKDYKLDFGNGEVGADGKPVEGAGAGADGEQVHKPGPDGKIVIEDNGVKITAEQPQGPKGPTVVTVDDGKGEPVTYTLGADNKPGGKDALNGLDDTDPTGGAGKPDQLGSAIGGGGGAVKGDDGFSAPGDLDLPGDVETKPAADGGAGGSGAGAGGGGAGGDSGGSGGSGGSAGAVSGSAGGDLGNTGSLSAGAQVGAASPEPAAAAGLGSAPGGVGAAAPAAAGAAGGAGGMGMMGGMGAMGGAGGGGGGQSGDQERQSSQYRVAGNIFETSGAGGRISGSLDEEGDRSIRYDR
- the glmS gene encoding glutamine--fructose-6-phosphate transaminase (isomerizing), giving the protein MCGIVGYVGHRQALDVVLGGLRRMEYRGYDSAGVAVLDGEGALNVERKAGRLANLEAQLDTTGREAFAGTAGMGHTRWATHGPPVDRNSHPHRDVSGKVAVVHNGIIENFASLRAELEADDVELTSDTDTESAAHLISRAYDNGDTAGDFAASVRSVCRRLEGAFTLVVTHADQPDTIVAARRSSPLVVGVGEGETFVASDVAAFIEHTREAVELGQDQVVVINREGYEVTDFDGEPAQAKPFTVDWDLSAAEKGGHEYFMLKEIEEQPEALANTLRGHFDNGRIVLDEQRLSDQDLRDVDKVFVIACGSAYHSGLVAKYAIEHWTRLPVEVELASEFRYRDPVLDRDTLVVAVSQSGETADTLEAVRHAREQKARVLAVCNTNGAQIPRESDAVLYTHAGPEIGVASTKAFLAQIAANYLVGLALAQARGTKYPDEVAREFAELEAMPAAVQKVLSTVDQVRALGRDLAESKAVLFLGRHVGFPVALEGALKLKELAYMHAEGFAAGELKHGPIALIEDGLPVVVVMPSPKGRAVLHAKLVSNISEIQARGARTIVIAEEGDETVRPFADELVEIPAVPTLLQPLVSTVPLQVLAAEIARSRGYDVDKPRNLAKSVTVE
- a CDS encoding dienelactone hydrolase family protein, whose amino-acid sequence is MASKPKHLLEELSHPGPHEVLRGNLGLVGVPGVVFTPRAGLGLPAIAFGHGWLQPPTRYRELLRHLASWGIVAAAPATQRGPLPSHRLFATDLRTTLELVTKVRLGPDGISVDPAKLGLAGHSTGGGAAVLSAAEADVKAVATVNAAQTIPSATEVARRLTVPSLHLAADGDLVAPPVGHAEAIAKAWQGPAQLRYLGKSSHLGITEGKHWSGLLLHGKPHRGTQRVVRALLAAFFLTHLTGTDKYRPLLEADVKNATIAADDSLELADA
- a CDS encoding NAD(P)H-hydrate dehydratase, producing the protein MLGIWTTDRIRAAEEKLLAVTPEGALMHKAAFGVAVHAAQMLAKHVGRVSGTRVTLLVGAGNNGGDALWAGAFLRKRGVRVTAVLLKPERAHEAGLAALRRARGRVVTADDGWPSIEQADLVIDGIVGLSARGPLRSDAAALVEHVSAPVLAVDLPSGVDPDTGAVDGPAVRATRTVTFGARKPVHVLNPGFCGQIHLVDIGLAEELGEPDLVQLGVADVAAAWPVPGPEDNKYTQGVTGIAAGSATYPGAAVLATGSAVLATSGMVRYAGSAADVVRADWPEVIGTGSVTDAGRVQSWVAGPGMGTGNEGRATLRHVLEQGVPVCADADAITLIAKFPDLLDARDPDTPLVLTPHAGEFERLTGAAPGADRAAAARAAARRFDAVVLLKGHSTVVAAPDGRTLVNVANGSWLATAGSGDVLSGLIGALLAAGLDPWLAAGAAAHVHGLAAYLAADGVPVPASKIQAAIPAAIRAVLAYTPR